Below is a window of Stappia sp. DNA.
GGCGCTGAGCGCTTTGCGCGATCTCGCCCGCCTCGACATCGCCCGCAAGGTGGCCGAGGCCCGCCTTGCCCGGCTTCTGGAAGCGGAAGCGGTGATCACCCGGCGCGTGAACCTTTTCGAGAAGGTGCTGATCCCGCAGTCGGAAGAGACCATCCGGCTGGTGCGCATGGCGCTCGCCGATGCCGAGCGCGAGGCGGTGATCCGCGCCAAATTGTCGAAGCGCAAGACGGCCGCGCGCGCGGCGGAGATCCGGGTGGAGGCGCTATGAGCATCGTTGCGCTGAAGAAGGTCGCGCTGATCGGCGTCGCCGACGACAAGGCCGGCGTGCTGGAGGCGGTGCAGGCCTTCGGCGGGTTCCATCTCGTGCCGCTCAAGTCGGCGCAGAAGGAACTGGAGGCCGTTCCGAGCGGCACCGGACGCGAGGCGACCGCCGCCCTGCGCTGGCTGGTCGACTGCCCCGTGCCGCGCCGTCCGCTGTCGCGGGCACCGGAGTTCGACATGAATGCGGTGATCGAGGCGGCGAACGAGAACCGTCGCGCGCTGAGTGCGGCGGAGGACGAAAAGGCCGCGCTCGCCCGCCGCATCCGCGATGTGGCGCGCTGGGGCGAGTTCACCTTCCCGGCTCTTGAGGACACCGACGGCTACCGCTTCTGGTTCTACGAGGTGCCGAATTCGAAGGTCCGCCATGTGCGGCCCGACGTCGGCATCGTCGAGATCGTCCACCGCAGCAGCACCACCGCCTACATGGTGGTTCTGGCGCGGCAGGAGCCGCTGGCCTCGGCCATGCCGGTGCCGCGCGTGCACATCGGTTCGCACGCGCTGTCGACGCTGGAGCGGCAGCTGGAAGCGGTCGAGGTGCGGCTCGACGACCTGTGGCTGGAACGCCGCGACCTGACCAAATGGCGCTTGTTGCTGGCGCGCAATCTCGCCGGCGCGCGCGATGCGGCGGCGCGCCGCCGCGCCGCGCTGGAAACGCTGGACACCGAACATGTCTTCGTGCTCGGCGGCTGGGTGCGCGCCGACAAGGTGGGCGAGGTGGAGACGCTTGCCGAGCGCTGGGGCGTGGCGAGCGTGATCGAGGATCCCGCGCCCGACGACGTGCCGCCGACGCTTCTGGAAAACCCGCCCGCGCTTGCCGCCGGCGAGGATCTGGTGACCTTTTACCAGACGCCGGGCTATCGGGGCTGGGACCCGTCGCCCATCGTCTATGTCTCCTTCATCGTCTTCTTCGGCATGATCATGACCGATGCGGGCTACGGGCTGTTGCTGCTGGCGCTGATCCTGCTGCTGCGCAAGCGCTTCGGCACCGGCGAGACGGCTCGGCGGATGCTTCGCCTTGCGATCTGGCTGTGCGTG
It encodes the following:
- a CDS encoding V-type ATP synthase subunit I; the encoded protein is MSIVALKKVALIGVADDKAGVLEAVQAFGGFHLVPLKSAQKELEAVPSGTGREATAALRWLVDCPVPRRPLSRAPEFDMNAVIEAANENRRALSAAEDEKAALARRIRDVARWGEFTFPALEDTDGYRFWFYEVPNSKVRHVRPDVGIVEIVHRSSTTAYMVVLARQEPLASAMPVPRVHIGSHALSTLERQLEAVEVRLDDLWLERRDLTKWRLLLARNLAGARDAAARRRAALETLDTEHVFVLGGWVRADKVGEVETLAERWGVASVIEDPAPDDVPPTLLENPPALAAGEDLVTFYQTPGYRGWDPSPIVYVSFIVFFGMIMTDAGYGLLLLALILLLRKRFGTGETARRMLRLAIWLCVSTTAFGVITGSYFGWEPTGGGLISRLAFIDLADVEAMMRLTVTIGVVHVIVANLVNAWNMRGSGERFAPLGWCLVAGGGLAAYLAGGAGPVAALGIAGIAAGLALVIVFGSNVPVTSAASLARRLMGGLLAGARVVNLFSDVLSYMRLFALGLAAASLGATINTLADQVMHAVPGIGVLVAILVLVLGHAVNLGLGVIAGTVHGLRLNVIEFFNWGMREEGRPFRPFRKEETRL